In Pelosinus sp. UFO1, one genomic interval encodes:
- a CDS encoding isoprenyl transferase gives MWKNWFNKKNIKIDTYDLVKLENMPQHIAIIMDGNGRWAKKKGLPRTLGHRAGVESLRDIVTTAVNMKLKVLTTYAFSTENWKRPADEVNLLMRLFSEYLDSEIDELHKKNVQIRFIGNVDELAAELQKKVEEAQAYTKKNTGLVFNLAVNYGGRAEILHSVRVIGEKIASGELLPQDITEKSIRDNLYTADLPDPDLVIRPSGDYRISNFLLWQSAYAEFWFSDINWPDFKPEHFIQAIIDYQKRERRFGGLKK, from the coding sequence ATGTGGAAGAACTGGTTTAATAAAAAAAATATTAAAATTGATACATATGACCTAGTAAAATTAGAAAATATGCCACAACATATTGCAATTATTATGGATGGTAATGGTCGGTGGGCAAAGAAAAAGGGATTGCCACGCACTCTTGGTCATAGAGCTGGTGTAGAGAGTCTGCGTGATATTGTCACGACTGCTGTGAACATGAAACTTAAAGTATTGACTACTTATGCATTTTCTACTGAAAATTGGAAAAGACCAGCAGATGAAGTAAATTTACTAATGAGGTTATTCTCTGAATATCTTGATAGTGAAATTGATGAACTTCATAAGAAAAATGTACAAATTCGCTTTATTGGCAATGTGGATGAATTGGCTGCTGAATTACAGAAAAAGGTTGAAGAAGCACAGGCGTATACTAAAAAAAATACGGGTCTGGTCTTTAACTTGGCCGTTAATTATGGCGGACGAGCAGAGATCCTACATTCTGTTCGGGTAATTGGTGAGAAAATTGCTAGTGGTGAATTACTTCCTCAAGATATTACTGAGAAAAGTATAAGGGACAATTTATATACTGCTGATTTACCTGATCCTGATTTAGTTATTCGTCCAAGTGGGGATTATCGGATAAGTAATTTTTTATTATGGCAATCAGCTTATGCGGAATTTTGGTTTTCTGATATTAACTGGCCTGACTTTAAGCCAGAGCATTTTATTCAGGCTATAATAGACTATCAGAAGCGAGAGAGAAGATTTGGCGGTTTGAAAAAATAA
- the frr gene encoding ribosome recycling factor, with protein sequence MLIKEVFDSNEGKMKKVIDALRRELSTLRAGRATPALLDKIVVDYYGTPTPINQVANIAVPEPRLITIQAWEKTMIAQIEKAILKSDLGLTPNSDGTIIRLNIPQLTQQRRLELVKVVHKKAEDSRIVIRNSRRDANDAIKKLEKDKTISEDEVKKAQDEMQKLTDKYVKEVDAIMSAKEKEVLEV encoded by the coding sequence ATGTTAATTAAAGAAGTTTTTGACAGTAATGAAGGAAAAATGAAGAAGGTAATTGATGCCTTACGCAGAGAATTATCTACGCTGCGAGCCGGAAGGGCTACGCCTGCACTATTAGATAAGATTGTTGTGGATTATTATGGTACACCGACACCAATTAACCAAGTTGCTAATATTGCAGTGCCAGAACCAAGGTTGATTACAATACAAGCTTGGGAAAAGACAATGATTGCTCAAATTGAAAAAGCTATTTTAAAGTCTGACTTAGGACTTACGCCCAATAGTGATGGGACGATAATTCGTTTGAATATACCTCAACTTACACAACAACGACGTCTTGAACTTGTTAAAGTTGTTCATAAAAAAGCGGAAGATAGTCGTATTGTTATTCGAAATTCTCGACGTGATGCAAATGATGCAATAAAAAAACTTGAAAAAGACAAAACTATTTCCGAAGACGAGGTTAAAAAAGCACAAGATGAAATGCAAAAACTGACGGATAAGTATGTAAAAGAAGTTGATGCAATTATGAGTGCGAAAGAAAAAGAAGTATTGGAAGTATGA
- the pyrH gene encoding UMP kinase → MVASKYKRVVLKLSGEALAGQQGYGIDPIIVDSIARQIKEIRDTNLQVAVVVGGGNIWRGLSGSAKGMDRAAADYMGMLATVMNSLALQDALEQCDVDTRVQTAIEMRQIAEPYIRRRAVRHLEKNRVVIFAAGTGNPYFSTDTTAALRAAEIEADVILMAKKNTDGVYDSDPRLNPDAIKFKELAYIEVLKRGLGVMDSTATSLCMDNKIPIIVFSIDEPGNILKAALGEDIGTVVGDNTC, encoded by the coding sequence TTGGTTGCATCAAAGTATAAACGTGTAGTATTAAAGCTGAGTGGAGAAGCATTAGCTGGACAACAAGGGTATGGTATTGATCCAATTATTGTAGATTCAATTGCTCGTCAGATAAAAGAAATTAGGGATACTAATTTACAAGTTGCTGTGGTAGTTGGCGGAGGAAATATTTGGCGTGGTTTATCTGGAAGCGCTAAAGGAATGGATAGGGCTGCTGCTGATTATATGGGAATGTTAGCCACAGTAATGAACTCTCTGGCACTTCAAGATGCCTTGGAACAATGTGATGTGGATACGCGTGTACAGACCGCAATTGAAATGCGCCAAATAGCGGAGCCATATATACGGCGTCGGGCTGTTCGTCATCTGGAAAAAAATCGAGTGGTTATTTTTGCTGCAGGTACCGGCAATCCTTACTTTTCGACTGACACGACCGCTGCACTCAGGGCAGCTGAAATAGAGGCAGATGTAATTCTTATGGCCAAGAAAAATACTGATGGCGTATATGATTCTGATCCTCGTTTAAATCCTGATGCAATAAAGTTTAAAGAACTTGCTTACATAGAAGTTTTAAAACGTGGATTGGGTGTTATGGATTCAACTGCGACTAGTCTGTGCATGGATAATAAAATTCCCATTATTGTATTTAGTATTGATGAGCCGGGGAATATTTTGAAAGCTGCCCTTGGAGAAGATATTGGGACTGTTGTGGGGGATAATACATGTTAA
- the tsf gene encoding translation elongation factor Ts, producing MITAEMVKELRQRTGAGMMDCKKALTETKGELDQAVDYLREKGLAAAAKKADRIASEGVIEAYIHGGGRIGVMVEINCETDFVAKTDNFKSLARDIAMQIAAANPTCVRREEVPAEVLEHEKEILKAQALNEGKPANIVEKMITGRVEKYYKEVCLMEQVFIKNPDKTITQLINENISKIGENISIRRFTRYQLGEGIEKKANDFAAEVMAAVKK from the coding sequence ATGATAACTGCTGAAATGGTAAAAGAATTGCGCCAACGTACAGGTGCAGGAATGATGGATTGTAAAAAAGCCTTAACTGAAACGAAAGGTGAACTTGATCAAGCTGTTGATTACTTGCGTGAAAAGGGATTAGCTGCTGCTGCTAAAAAAGCGGATCGAATTGCCTCTGAAGGGGTTATTGAAGCATACATACATGGTGGCGGACGTATTGGTGTAATGGTTGAAATTAACTGTGAAACTGACTTTGTAGCTAAAACAGATAATTTTAAAAGCTTAGCCAGAGATATTGCAATGCAAATTGCTGCTGCTAATCCAACTTGTGTACGTCGCGAAGAGGTTCCTGCTGAAGTGTTAGAACATGAGAAAGAAATCCTTAAAGCTCAAGCATTAAACGAAGGAAAACCTGCTAATATTGTGGAAAAAATGATTACAGGTCGTGTTGAAAAATACTATAAAGAAGTATGTTTAATGGAGCAAGTTTTCATTAAAAATCCAGACAAGACGATTACTCAACTTATTAATGAAAATATTTCTAAGATTGGTGAAAATATTTCCATCAGAAGATTTACGAGATATCAACTTGGTGAAGGTATTGAAAAAAAGGCCAATGATTTTGCTGCTGAAGTAATGGCTGCTGTTAAAAAATAA
- the rpsB gene encoding 30S ribosomal protein S2, with product MSVISMKQLLEAGVHFGHQTRRWNPKMAPYIFTERNGIYIIDLQKTVKKVEDAYNFVREIAQDETILFVGTKKQAQDAVKEEAIRSNMYFVNERWLGGMLTNFQTIQKRIGRLKELEGMEEKGLFEVLSKKEVITLRHEMERLQKFLGGIKNMTKLPGALFIIDPRKERIAVAEAKKLGIPIVAIVDTNCDPDEIDYVIPGNDDAIRAVKLLTAKMADAVLEARQGEQVEEAE from the coding sequence ATGTCAGTAATTTCTATGAAACAACTTTTGGAAGCCGGTGTTCATTTTGGACATCAAACTAGAAGGTGGAACCCTAAAATGGCTCCTTATATTTTTACGGAGCGTAATGGCATCTACATAATTGACTTACAAAAAACAGTCAAAAAAGTAGAAGATGCCTATAATTTTGTGCGTGAAATTGCACAAGATGAAACTATTTTATTTGTTGGAACGAAAAAACAAGCGCAAGATGCTGTAAAAGAAGAAGCAATTCGTTCTAACATGTATTTTGTTAATGAAAGATGGCTTGGCGGTATGCTGACTAATTTCCAAACGATTCAAAAACGTATTGGTCGTTTGAAAGAATTAGAAGGAATGGAAGAAAAAGGGTTATTTGAAGTGCTATCCAAAAAGGAAGTAATCACTCTTCGCCATGAAATGGAAAGATTGCAAAAATTCCTTGGTGGTATTAAAAATATGACTAAGTTACCTGGAGCATTATTCATTATTGATCCTCGCAAAGAGCGCATTGCTGTTGCTGAAGCTAAAAAACTTGGTATACCAATTGTAGCTATTGTTGATACTAATTGTGATCCTGATGAAATTGATTATGTTATTCCTGGTAATGATGATGCAATTCGTGCTGTTAAATTACTTACTGCTAAAATGGCGGACGCTGTTTTGGAAGCAAGACAAGGTGAACAAGTAGAAGAAGCTGAGTAA
- a CDS encoding DUF342 domain-containing protein → MSDDERAVVEAGEKTDLFAGYSITTNSSGVYLKIDALAEGQTSVSEIAIIEQLNKRDITEFNRNAIIQTIKTADGQPAKIAEKPVLVPPPEPEIRIVVTRDKMEASLEIILPPKCKPLNMETVLEKIKASGIVFGLNHDAIKKAYDSPGNSVVFATGQQAVHGTNAQIKYHVTIADKARPQELEDGSVDFKKMNLFTTVQPDDLLAEKILATPGVPGTDVLGHPVIAKPGKDLMLPVGKNVKVVDTNTIRAEIAGQLLIVNNKVNVLPIIEIKEDVDVSTGNIEFIGNVTVRGSVMPGFSVKADGNVEIFGSVSGGTVEGKNVVIKMGIQGMHRGYVKAKENVVAKFIENATVHAGVEILVSDVVMHSRITAGKKVQVEGRRGLIVGGNIMAGEEIRAKVVGTQMSTSTELEVGVNPTIREEYQHIRREIKKVEVNLEQTQKALNILRAMDQHTIPADKREMLLKLTKAQFHLVGQAETMRTRMKVIEGEFEEMRAGRIKVAEAIYPGVKVVVGTLVKPIRDTLKFVSLYAEDGEIKVGNFK, encoded by the coding sequence ATGAGTGATGATGAACGCGCTGTAGTTGAGGCTGGAGAAAAAACGGATTTATTTGCTGGCTATTCAATTACAACGAATAGCAGCGGTGTGTATTTAAAAATTGACGCTCTTGCGGAAGGGCAAACTTCTGTGAGCGAAATTGCGATAATTGAACAATTAAATAAGCGGGATATAACTGAATTTAATAGAAATGCTATCATACAGACAATAAAAACAGCTGATGGCCAGCCGGCAAAAATTGCAGAAAAGCCTGTTCTAGTTCCTCCACCTGAACCCGAAATTCGAATTGTAGTGACACGTGATAAGATGGAAGCATCTCTAGAAATTATCTTACCGCCAAAATGTAAGCCATTGAATATGGAAACAGTATTAGAGAAAATCAAAGCAAGTGGTATAGTTTTTGGGCTGAACCATGACGCTATCAAAAAGGCATATGATTCTCCCGGTAATAGTGTAGTATTTGCTACTGGACAACAAGCCGTTCATGGTACCAATGCCCAGATAAAATACCACGTAACGATTGCAGATAAGGCCCGTCCACAGGAGTTGGAGGATGGTAGTGTAGATTTTAAAAAGATGAATCTCTTTACTACAGTGCAGCCAGATGATTTATTGGCCGAAAAAATTTTGGCAACCCCAGGAGTCCCAGGAACTGATGTATTAGGTCATCCAGTTATTGCGAAACCGGGTAAAGATCTAATGCTACCTGTAGGGAAAAATGTCAAGGTTGTTGATACGAATACAATCAGAGCTGAAATTGCAGGACAACTCTTAATTGTAAATAATAAAGTTAATGTATTGCCAATTATTGAAATTAAAGAAGATGTAGATGTTTCTACAGGGAATATTGAATTTATTGGTAATGTTACAGTGCGTGGATCAGTAATGCCAGGATTTTCGGTGAAAGCTGATGGTAATGTAGAAATTTTTGGCTCTGTCAGCGGCGGAACAGTTGAAGGAAAAAATGTGGTAATAAAAATGGGTATTCAAGGTATGCATCGTGGCTATGTAAAGGCAAAAGAAAATGTAGTCGCTAAGTTTATTGAAAATGCCACAGTTCATGCGGGGGTAGAAATACTAGTTAGTGATGTAGTTATGCATTCGCGTATTACTGCAGGTAAAAAAGTCCAGGTCGAAGGACGTCGTGGATTGATTGTTGGTGGGAATATTATGGCGGGTGAGGAAATCCGTGCAAAAGTAGTTGGAACCCAGATGTCAACAAGTACGGAGTTGGAAGTTGGCGTCAACCCAACAATTAGGGAAGAATATCAGCATATACGGCGGGAAATTAAAAAGGTAGAAGTGAATCTTGAACAAACGCAAAAGGCTTTAAACATTCTAAGAGCAATGGATCAGCATACTATACCCGCTGATAAACGAGAAATGCTTTTAAAATTAACAAAAGCTCAATTCCATCTCGTTGGCCAAGCCGAAACTATGCGTACCCGTATGAAAGTTATCGAAGGAGAATTTGAAGAAATGCGCGCTGGACGTATAAAGGTAGCAGAGGCGATTTATCCTGGTGTAAAGGTTGTTGTTGGTACACTAGTTAAACCGATACGAGATACTTTGAAATTTGTATCCTTATACGCAGAAGATGGAGAAATCAAAGTTGGTAATTTTAAATAG